A region of the Anaerobiospirillum thomasii genome:
GTTACACAGCCTGCCATTTTAACTGCATCTATTGCAGCTTTCAGACTGTTTATGCAAAAGGCTCATGCCCCATGTGCCTTTGCAGGACACTCCTTAGGTGAGTACTCAGCCTTAGTGGCTGCAGGTGCCATTGATTTTGCCGATGCTCTGCGTCTGGTGCGTCTGCGTGGTCAGGCCATGCAGGAGGCGGTACCAGCAGGCGAGGGTGCCATGATGGCTGTTTTAGGTCTTGATGATGAGATTGTTATTGAGGCCTGTAAAGAGGCAAGTGTTGGTGATGATGCCGTATGGGCTGCCAATTTCAATACACCAGGTCAGGTTGTAATATCAGGCTGTGCCAAAGCTGTAGCCCGTGCCGGTGAAATTTTAACTGCCAGGGGTGCCCGCCGCACTGTAGCTCTTGCTGTATCTGCTCCATCACACTGCCCGCTGATGCAAAGTGCAGCTGACAGATTAAATGAGGCTCTGTCTCACATTGAGGTTAAAGATGTGACAACTCCTGTCTATGTCAATGCCTATGCCAAAGCCATAAGCTTAAAGGATGAGATTGTAAAGGCTTTAATTTTACAGCTTACAGGTCCTGTACGCTGGGTTGAGACTGTAGTGCAGCTTAAAAATGATGGCTGCGAGGCTTTAATTGAAGTAGGTCCTGGCAAGGTTCTGACCGGACTTAACCGCAAGATTGACAAGAGCCTTGGTGCCGGTAATGTTTTTGATATGGACTCACTTGAAAAGAGTCTTGAGGCAATAGCCTAATACCTTAGGAGATGATATATGTTTAACTTGGATTTTTCATCTAAGATTGTACTTGTAACCGGTGCCTCACGCGGTATCGGCAAGGGCATTGCCGAGCACTTTGCAGCTCTTGGTGCCACTGTATGCGGTACTGCCACATCACAGGCAGGTGCCGATGCCATCACTGCCTATCTGGATGGTAAGGGTTTTGGCTTTGTCATGAACAGCCTTGATCTTGACTCAGTTGACGCTCTGCTGCCAGCTGTTATTGAAAAGTGCGGTGCTGCACCTGACATTTTAGTCAATAATGCAGGTATAACCAAAGACGGTCTGTTCATGCGCATGAAAAATGAAGACTGGGATTCTGTAATTACCTGTAATCTTACAGCTGTAGCCAGGCTGACCAAGGCCTGCATGAGCCCAATGCTTAAAAAGAGAGCTGGCAGAATTATCAATATTACCT
Encoded here:
- the fabD gene encoding ACP S-malonyltransferase, with translation MKKYAAVFPGQGSQSVGMLSSVMDNDIVKQTYAQASEALGYDMLDLTLNGPESELNKTEVTQPAILTASIAAFRLFMQKAHAPCAFAGHSLGEYSALVAAGAIDFADALRLVRLRGQAMQEAVPAGEGAMMAVLGLDDEIVIEACKEASVGDDAVWAANFNTPGQVVISGCAKAVARAGEILTARGARRTVALAVSAPSHCPLMQSAADRLNEALSHIEVKDVTTPVYVNAYAKAISLKDEIVKALILQLTGPVRWVETVVQLKNDGCEALIEVGPGKVLTGLNRKIDKSLGAGNVFDMDSLEKSLEAIA
- the fabG gene encoding 3-oxoacyl-[acyl-carrier-protein] reductase, with translation MDFSSKIVLVTGASRGIGKGIAEHFAALGATVCGTATSQAGADAITAYLDGKGFGFVMNSLDLDSVDALLPAVIEKCGAAPDILVNNAGITKDGLFMRMKNEDWDSVITCNLTAVARLTKACMSPMLKKRAGRIINITSISGQTGNGGQCNYSAAKAGLIGFTRSLAMELGSRGITVNCVAPGFIETDMTAALNEEQTKAWVNNIPLKRGGSVDDVAGSVVFLASDLAAYITGSTIDVNGGLHCN